The window AAGGATTTAAACCGAATATGGTATGCCGGTCCTCCTGGGCATTGCTTAAATTGGTTTCAGTGTGTATTCCCCCATACATATTCAGGCCATAGGTAAATGTTTCTTTTTTCCGCTCTTTGGTTCTGGAAAAACCGCCACCCACAATGTTATATTCCTGTTTATAATAGGTTGTGCTTGTGTTACCCCCGCAGCCCCCATTATCGGGTGCAGTCGAATAAAAGGTTAAAGAATTTGTATAATTGCCTGTTCCGTACCCCACGCTAAGGGTATTATACCTTTTTAAATAACTGGAATCTTTAACAGCAGGAATGGTCTGACTCATCAGCAGGAGGGGCAAAAGCAAAAGTGCCCCCGTTTGCCACCTGAAACCAGGCTGCGCATAAGCCAAAAACAGCTCATAAGCTGCAACAGCTATTACTGGTAAAAATACTATATTAAGCACCAGGATCTCCCGTAGCACCAGCCAGTTGCTTAGTGACCAGAATACGACCACCAGCAGCAGGAGATACAGCAAATGTTGTTTCAGGGGCCTTGGCTCAGTCACAGCTGTGTTTCCTTCAGCATTTTTATGCCTCTGCTCCCGGTACAACAGTATAAGACCTAGCAGCGTTACAAACAGTAAAATGCCCCACTGAACCTTATTAATGCCCCAAAACTGGTCTTTGCCTGCAATTGCTAAAGTAGCATCTCTGAAAAATTCTGTAATAAAACGGAAGGAAGCAAAAAAGAGTACAAAACTCAAAAACAGGTTAACGGGAGCCTTAACATGCCTGCGCACAAGAAGCAGTAACAGTAATACCATAAAGGCTGCTGTTGCCTCGTAAAGCTGGGATGGATGCACCGGTAAGGATATACTATCTCCATAAGCAATGGCGCCCCTTTCGAACTGGTGGTAATGCGGCAGGGTGTTAACAGGATACCGTACAGCCCAGGGCACATTTGTTACTGTGCCATGGCAACAGCCTACCAAAAAACAGCCCAGACGCTGAATGGCCATACATACAGGCAGCACCCATGCAAAAATATCGAGTGATGACCAGGGCAAGCGGCCCCACCTCCTGCCCGCCAGCAAACCCAGCATCCCCAACAGTACGCCTCCCAGAATCGTCATTTTTGAGCTGAGGGGTAAGCTGTAAGTAGCCATTGCTGTCTGCAATTCTTCGGCAGTATAGGCAAGCAGCTTACAGCCCAGTACAAAAAGCAGCCAGCCGCTGGCCACCATCAACAGCCAGGGCAGTTGTGCATAGCCTCTTTTCCTGCCCTGGTGCAGCAACATGATAAAAGCTAGCAGAAATGCCAGCAGATAAAAAATATTGAACCACAGACCACCATCTGCGATGTCAATGATCAAAAACTTTTCCATTAGAAAGCCTGGGGAAAGATGTTTATCTAATGTAAGATAATTCTATAATTTATTAATATTATACAAGCTAGTTTATTTACCTTAGGGCCTGTCTTTCAATAAGTTTGAAGGATCTCCTAAACCTTTAGCCACTAGTTTCTTATTATGACAGGTCCTGATCCCGCTACAGCCTTTCCTTTAAAGCATTATGACAAGCTTTGCTTTTTGAAGAACATCATCAAAGCACCCAATATCAGCATAGGCGATTACACCTATTATGATGATTTCAGGAGTGTTGATAATTTCAGAAAGAATGTAAAATACCTGTTTGACTTTACCGGCGACAAGCTTATGATTGGTAAGTTCTGCATGATTGCCTCAGACGTACAGTTCATCATGAATGGAGCCAACCACCTAACGAACGCCATCTCCAGCTATCCATTTGCTATATTCGGCCAGGGCTGGCAGGAGGCTATGGAAGGCAAGGCTTATCCCTCCAAGGGAAATACTGTGATCGGAAACGATGTGTGGCT of the Flammeovirgaceae bacterium 311 genome contains:
- a CDS encoding prolipoprotein diacylglyceryl transferase (COG0682 Prolipoprotein diacylglyceryltransferase) produces the protein MEKFLIIDIADGGLWFNIFYLLAFLLAFIMLLHQGRKRGYAQLPWLLMVASGWLLFVLGCKLLAYTAEELQTAMATYSLPLSSKMTILGGVLLGMLGLLAGRRWGRLPWSSLDIFAWVLPVCMAIQRLGCFLVGCCHGTVTNVPWAVRYPVNTLPHYHQFERGAIAYGDSISLPVHPSQLYEATAAFMVLLLLLLVRRHVKAPVNLFLSFVLFFASFRFITEFFRDATLAIAGKDQFWGINKVQWGILLFVTLLGLILLYREQRHKNAEGNTAVTEPRPLKQHLLYLLLLVVVFWSLSNWLVLREILVLNIVFLPVIAVAAYELFLAYAQPGFRWQTGALLLLPLLLMSQTIPAVKDSSYLKRYNTLSVGYGTGNYTNSLTFYSTAPDNGGCGGNTSTTYYKQEYNIVGGGFSRTKERKKETFTYGLNMYGGIHTETNLSNAQEDRHTIFGLNPYVAYNRRFYGFGGGFHIGSLLYTIREQEDAITGSQDISATKKVPLFPQAFVRLGPINILFLNLRIAQQFPSALPGMQYQYSIGSGFGIKNGTNLQWGGIGDDGWFLSAHIPVKDRIALESLYLWRKDWSFTNDNTYEFALGLHYRFGHQVRGVLPAGKRIRKKL
- a CDS encoding transferase hexapeptide repeat containing protein (COG0110 Acetyltransferase (isoleucine patch superfamily)), which encodes MTGPDPATAFPLKHYDKLCFLKNIIKAPNISIGDYTYYDDFRSVDNFRKNVKYLFDFTGDKLMIGKFCMIASDVQFIMNGANHLTNAISSYPFAIFGQGWQEAMEGKAYPSKGNTVIGNDVWLGYKAAIMPGVTIGDGAIIGAYAVVSKDVPPYSIVAGNPAALIRRRFSEEDIERLLNIRWWDWPIEKITRNIQLLTGNDINGLEKAD